TGCGACTGGGCCCTGCTGCTTTCATTTTTTCCAATCTTTTGACATCTCACTCGTTCTCATGGCTTGCCTCTTTTGCCCTAGCTAGTATAGTAGTATGGACGGAGACCGGCGGTGGTGGGTGGCGGCTGGATACACTGTTGCCAAGTACACAGACGCCATGCGTCCATGCTGGTGTGCGCGCGGCTGCGTGTGTCAGACTGCCGGTGTGTTCCGGTCGGTGAGGTGTAGGTTGCTTGGGGCGAGTGGAAACTGGCCGAAAAGCGCAGCGCGCGCGGAGCGGAGGCGGATCTGTCGCTCCGGACTGATCGGGGCCCAACCACCGGCCGGCCCGGCCGGTGGCGCCGCCGCATCCTTTGACGGTACGCCAAGCGAGGTAAGGTAGCCACGGGCCACGGCGATCGCCAGCGACGCGCGACCGGCGTGGGCACGGGGGACCGGACGGCCGAGACCGCGCGTGTCGCCTGCCGAAGAAGCACATGCCCCACTGGCCGCCGCCGTTGCATGTTTGCGCGGCGAGCATCAGGTCGGGCAACGAGACAGAGGTGAGGAGGCAGCGATCCAAATTCAAAATGTCCAGCACTCCGCTGAGACAAATGTGTACTTTTCGGCTAACCAGTTGACACTTTATTTAAGCTATATCCGGTAGTACCTTTTTTCTTTCACGAAACACGGCATGATCAGCCCCAGCATACAAGGTTTGATAGACTTCGCTTGTAAATAATTGTGTTATTTATCTGATGACCCATTTCTTGGCATCGTGATGATCCATGACGCGATTTGTGATGTGATCATCTTCTCCAATCTCCAGCGAGTACTCTCCCGTAACTCCCGTGCAGGTAGAGGTGGCTGAATAATCTAATGGCTGGGCTCTAAAAGGGTCGGACTCTAATTTTATTCAATTTTAAACTAAATGTACATAAAAATTAAATTAAATTGTGAAGAGAATACTAGAGCTGCGATCCGTTACCACCCCTGCATGCATCCAACCAGTTTGAGCTAGCGATTGTATGTTTGTCCTGCTTGGTGAACCCTGTATACGAAGTTTCACGGGAAAGGACGTGCAAGAAGTGTATGTGCTGGCTGGCAGCGACTACCAATGGTCAATGGAGGCGGCTATGGTTTTCTGCTAGTTGCTACTCACTCAAAACGTCAAGCGGAGGTCTAACGGTTAGGAAATCAGCATATTTTCAAAGGTGAAATCTAGCAAGAAGACTCCAAGAACTTGTTTGGAACACATTAATAATGTAGGGTTTTATGGGGATTTTTCGCCGAAGATAATTTAGTTCTTGAGGCATAGCAGAGATTTCTCACTCCAATCAAATCACAAGGCGACTGTTCATCACATTCatgggagaaaaagaaagaaacagAACTACTCATGCAATAGCTGAGCCACGTTTTCATACCCAAAAAACACACATCTGAGCCAATCCTATCCATGCTACTCGCCGTAATAGCGACGGGCGCTATCAACAAGCATGTGATGCATTAGGCCAACCAGATGTCCAGACTCCAGACAGGCCCCAACCCCCAACTGATCACCTTATCCGATAGACTGGTCCTGGCTTGGCCATCACTTTGGCGCATGCAATCAATCCGGCTGCAGGACAACGAATCTGAAGCCTCGCGTCGCCCTGCATTTGTATCTACCCACCCCACCCGTGTCATTCAAGGAGAGATCTCTATGCTGTGCCTGTCAAAGTTGTACTTGCGATCGTGCAGCGTGACACGCCATCCGCTTCAACGTTGACAGGTCCTGCATTTCTGAGCTTGTGTTTGTGTTTGTTTAAACCTTGCGTTGTTGATCTATTCATGTCGATCCAATGGATGGAAATGCAAATGCAAGGTTTGTTACCAAGTTCATCGGAAGTTATCAAGTTAGGGTTAGGATTTCACTTTTATGGCTACCACATTCCTCCTCTTTTTTACACATTGCAACGAGATAATATTACAGGCTACATCATATTATTCCTCTACACAGCCCAAACCCCTCCACATCAATAAAATGTTTGGGCGGTCCTGTCCCTAGCCGATCTTCTCAATAAAACGCTGCCCCTGGTTTCTCCAGGGTCATGTCCGCTCCTATCTAACAGCCTATACTGGTCTGTTAACTTACTGCTCGACTGATGTCTACTTCTGTCAGTATACAACAAGGACGGGCTCTCGTCGCTCACAACCCAACCCCCTCCGGCACCACCACCCTGAGGCCTGTGCTCGGCAAACCTCTCGGCGTCGTCCGCCACCCGACCTGACGAGCTGGTATTCAAGCTGGACCTCGAACGGGAATACGTCAGGTAGTCGTTCTCCACAGGTGTTCCCATGGGGCCTCCTGGGTACATTTGATCTGAGGTACCAAACAGGTACTCATACTCCTCGGTGCTTGTTGAGTTCCTTGTGCTGTCGCTACTATCTGTGCTGACAGTGCTGTGCGACCCAGCATCAGAGTTGCTGAAGAGCGACGAGCTCTCGCTCGGACTTGGAGATTCTGCCGGCGGATAAGGTGCATCTCCGTATTCATCAAATGTATGGGTAAGGTCATCTGCAGTGTGGTCTTTATGTGGGTGACCACCTTGATGTCCGCTGAAGGAACCTCCTAGCCATGGTGTCCCTCCTGGAACTATCTTCGGCTTGGCCTTCTTCGGACGTGTCGGGTCTTGAACCATCATTGCTTGCCGCACAGAGCTTGGCACCCTTGGTGAACACCTGATTTAATTAGAACAAGACTTAGATATCCTGATAAAAGCCCTCACTGGCATGTGCAGGACAAGTGCTAGCATATGCAATTAAAATAAGAGAATCCTGGTATTCACCTTGCATACAGCAGCATATACGCACATTTTGACATAACATTGTCCACAGATACAGGTTTCACCTGCATACAACATCAGCGATTAAGAAAAGCATATCAAAACAACTGATTCTCTTTGATGATAACCCAGTAGAGGTCGCTTGAGGCACAGTCAGTTCAGTGACTGTCAAGTTTTGACTTATAATACGTTTACAATTCTTTTACAAACATATAAAATTATCCTCGCTATTTCCTAATAATATGCATAGTATGACCATTAttccatatttccagtaacgaATATAATTTCATTTATTGTCAACGAAAAACAccaagggcctgtttggaaggAAAGAATGAGTCTAGGAACTTTCAGGATTTAGTTCATGTTTGTACTAAATCCTTGAATTTTGGATCCCAAAATAACCTTTTCAAATAGTTTGACCACTTATTGGAACAGAGAAGGCAGCATTCAGGGCCTGTCAATGAAATACAGAAGCTTATGGGAACCGGATAATGAGAAGCATACCTGACTGTCATCTGCCTTGAACCACTTTCCTTGTGTATCTTTGACATAACATACATAATGACCAGAGAAGGCAGCATTCATGACATCATGATGGACAACCACCGCATAGAGGCTGTAAACAGGCAGTCTGTCATCAGTATCGGAGTTCATATAGCGAGCCATGTTCAGGGTCTCCGGAAATCTGATGGCTTTGCTAATCTTCCCAAACTTGCCAGACTGCACATATAAAAGGGATGTTTAGTAGATCTCAACAAAACTCAATTCCTAACAATACATGAAACTATGAACATTTCAGTAGTCTAGATGcacgtgtcccctcttttcctAGAAGGGTGTTCATCTATAACTTTCAATAAGTAACTATCAAATGGCATGTACCTGATATCTTTTCAGTGCAATTGTCAGAACATTTGGTGCTTCTTCTACTGTCAACTTCTTTTTAGCACGCTCGTAGGATTTGCATCTGAAAAGGTACGAGTAGAGCTACGAGAATCAGGACTTGGCAAAAGAATAATTGAAGCTACATACAAGTGACTAGACGTGAAGCAAGCATTAATACAATAAATACTAGAATAGTGAAATAATCTAAGAATGCCATGATAGATAGCCCTAAGAAAACCaatctttttctctttttccaAGACACTGAAAAGGACATCATTTTCAATATCCAAAAATGGTTGCCATGCAGTTGGGTATGATGACCCATGCGGATGTAATTGTCCTTCAATGACATAACGATGAAAATCTCTAACCACATTAGTAACCAGAACAAAATGTTATGCAGCTGACTATCTGTTCTTTTCAAAATTAAGAGGCAATGTTGGAGTGCTTCCTTAGTTTTATTTAGATTCAATAATAGCCGAAGATTATGGTCTCCCAGATAAAAGAtgaccaatgtaatgaacacagTTAGGCACAAACTAAGTGATAAAAAGAAAATATCAAGTGACGTAAGAACCTGCTGCAGTGATATCTATTTTCTCCATCCAATACTTCTGTGGATGTAAATCGCACAAGAGCCTCATCGAGTGAACTGATGTCACCATCTATTTCAACAGTAAGATCCAACATACGCTCACATTGCTCAGAAGTAGTATGACACTTTGAGCACTTTATCTATGAAATAAGAAAGAGGAAGGAATAATCAGAAAGGGTGTACAAAAAAGTTCACTATATAACTAGTCTAAGGTAACTGAATATAtatcaaaacaaaaaaaaaagatttatGTAAATAAAACCTTAGATCGCAGATAGCCCCCAAATATCAATTGCACAAGTGTAGTTTCTTCTGCTGAACGAAGGGAACCTCCTTTTCTAGCTTCTTTCATGCATACGGATTGCATAGCATCAATTGCATACCTGTAAAAAGACCAGGTGCTATGCTTTCAATAGAAGTAAAAGTAATGCCATTCATATATAAGAATTAAGGCATTTTTGTCCTATCGAATAACTCTTGCACTTGAATGAGGTAGCTTAAGATCAACTAAGTTTGTCACTATCCTGTGGGTCACTTGCAACCCCAAAGAAAGTGGTCTAAAAAAAGTAACAAAATAAATCACTGTGGGATCCATTACTAATATCAAGTTCTCTAAGTCCTGATAGGCATAGCAACTCCAAAGTGTGAATAGGCAACCAGTTGGGGAATATGAGTTCAAAACAAGCACCGAATGGTATCACAACTTGCATTTGGTTCAAACAGGATAAGGAAAATCAAATCAAGATTCGAACATTATTGCTTTCAAGAAAAGCTGAGTTGAtctcttttcaaaaaaaaaaaatcaaatcaaGACATCCTAACTGTAAACTAGTGTGCTTTTGTGTAACAAATTCAGCCTCCGTGGAAGGACATCTAAACAATCTGCTATGGCAAAAGAGCTCATCCACAGGTAGTAAAATAGCCCAACCAGATGTAAAGCACAATTTTTCCCCTTCCGCTTACCCATAATAATCGGTATATGGCATAACCACAATTAGATTCAAATTAACAATTAAATAATCATGAAACCTATATATTCAACTTTTCCACACTTTTCTGCACATAGCTTCTGTATGATTATGAACTGCTTCAGATTCAAGTGTCAATTGTTGATGGACAAAAAAAAATATAGTAAAATACTGCTGCCTTACCTAAGAAATTCATGAGCATCTTCTTGTTTACCAGGACCAAAGCTACTGCCAATGTCATGCAAATGAGAGAGTATCCCAGTTGGTGACAAAGAAGTCTTGCGCCGTTTGCCCTCCACAATGAGTTTTTCAAATTCACACATGAAGCACCATTCCCTTTTGGAACCTACAGCACAtgaggtatatatgtaaaataCTCAAGTGAAGAGTAAAAAAAAGGAAGCGGCATAACAAACATTGTAGTGGAGAATTACAGTTTTTTGAATGAAGCCCTTCCAAAAGATATGTTGTAAGTGGTCGAGTAAACATCAAGCACTGAAGAACAGCATTCGCATAGCAACTGCAAAAGAAGACACAGGGTAGGCAAAGTGAACAACAAAAACACAGTAAAAAATAAGTCCAGCCAAAACAGCAACTTAGCCCCTAAGCTCTATGCAACGGAAAGGTACAAGTTCAGTGCTAATATATTGGCCCATGCAATCCACCTAAAAGTGACACCTTCTATGCACAAAGAAGGTTTTAATGGAAGTAAAATACAAATATTTTGGGAGCATTCACTTGAGGTATTACAAATGCCAGACAAAAAAAAGGATAACCTTATTGATAAACCATGTATGCATGCCAGTTAACCTTCCTACTCATACTATTTGAAAGCAATTCACTGCTTACCTGTTGCCAAGGTTATGAAGACCAAAAGGGTGCAACTCAACCTTGTCGTAGAGCTTCACAAAAAGTTCATATGGAAAAAGCGTCTGGCACAAAAAAGAACCATTAGCAATAGATGAGAGAAAATAAGATGCTAATTACAAAGAGATATTCAGTTATTTTACCGATTCTGATGGATAATGCCTCACAACTTTTGGTGCGGTTTGCTTGCTGACAATTTTCTTCAGAGTTGTTGTGAGGTTATTTGCTGTTGAACCTGGTCTCTCTGAAGGTTTAAAACTTCTATCAAAATGATTGTCAGCAACTTTAGATGGAATAGGTATCACAGAACATCCTCCATGAATGGAAGTAGCTTTGTCGACAGTCAATGCAGATGGCACAGGCTTTGTGCTTTGAATGTTGTCATTCCCAACAGGTTTTGTTTTGGACCTCTCAAGTTCCACACTAATAGGAGTCCTAGAACTTTTGGGCTCCAaggcagcagatgcagcagctCCAAGATTGCTACTATCTTCAAGTTTTCTGTTATGACTTGCCTGAGAAAAATCCTCAACGACACTGGCATTCCGAGCTTTATGATGTTCCTTGGAATGATTAAAGGATTTTTCATTGAAAGAACTGCTCTGGCCACTTACATTTGGTGCAGTAGTTTGAGACTTACATGGCAACTCCTCATTGAAGTCCTTGCTCGAAGGAccatcttcaacaaaatttgcATGTTCAGTATTTGATGCCACCTTACTACTGTCAACAGATACTGGAACATTTTGAGGAATTTGGACTGTGCCATTGGACTGATGACCTCCAGGAACCTCTGTGCTGGTACATACATCTTCTAAATGCATGTGTTTACCATCACCATTCAAACTCTTCAAGCTATGGTTTGCATCAGAAGTTTCAGATCCAACAGCAACTGGTTTGTTTGTTTCAGCAACTGGCTTTACACCAGCTGGCACATTCTCTTCAGCAGCTCTTTCCTGTTCAACTTTTCCTTCATCAAGGGGCTTAGGTGGATGACATTCATCTTTGTGACCTTGTCGCCAGTGGGCTATCTGGCATTTGAAGGAACTGCAAAAAGGAAGGTGTCAATAATGTTGAGCAACTAAGAAAGTTGTTGATGTTGTAAACACACACACAATAATTCAGCATCGTTTAGGAATTCAAACATGCTAAATCACATATGCCCGTGCAAAACTTTCCCCAAAAAGGCAAGACACATCCAATCCACCAAGCATTTTATCTCAACCAGTAATCATACTATGATGCTAAGTGTCAAACACCCAGCACAGCATCAGAAATGAACGCATGCCATTTCTGCATGGGGCATGCCCCTTTACCCTTCCCCTTCTTGTTTTATTTCCAAGATGTCCAATGCTACCATTTTGATGATTTAAGGAAGCGATGAGTGCCATACTGCTCTATTCCGCCTTCTTGTT
The Panicum hallii strain FIL2 chromosome 6, PHallii_v3.1, whole genome shotgun sequence genome window above contains:
- the LOC112896843 gene encoding ubiquitin carboxyl-terminal hydrolase 17; the protein is MEEEEAGSPSAAAVVLVLVALLVAPGLALLARSRWRRAAARREEVRRLARLAAEESELAERESVLAYYSELFPGVVHAAEVPEAPVWGPTPVVAPAQEDVEAQPQPQPPAGAKGVCAVCFRPTTFRCKQCKAVKYCSFKCQIAHWRQGHKDECHPPKPLDEGKVEQERAAEENVPAGVKPVAETNKPVAVGSETSDANHSLKSLNGDGKHMHLEDVCTSTEVPGGHQSNGTVQIPQNVPVSVDSSKVASNTEHANFVEDGPSSKDFNEELPCKSQTTAPNVSGQSSSFNEKSFNHSKEHHKARNASVVEDFSQASHNRKLEDSSNLGAAASAALEPKSSRTPISVELERSKTKPVGNDNIQSTKPVPSALTVDKATSIHGGCSVIPIPSKVADNHFDRSFKPSERPGSTANNLTTTLKKIVSKQTAPKVVRHYPSESTLFPYELFVKLYDKVELHPFGLHNLGNSCYANAVLQCLMFTRPLTTYLLEGLHSKNCSKREWCFMCEFEKLIVEGKRRKTSLSPTGILSHLHDIGSSFGPGKQEDAHEFLRYAIDAMQSVCMKEARKGGSLRSAEETTLVQLIFGGYLRSKIKCSKCHTTSEQCERMLDLTVEIDGDISSLDEALVRFTSTEVLDGENRYHCSRCKSYERAKKKLTVEEAPNVLTIALKRYQSGKFGKISKAIRFPETLNMARYMNSDTDDRLPVYSLYAVVVHHDVMNAAFSGHYVCYVKDTQGKWFKADDSQVKPVSVDNVMSKCAYMLLYARCSPRVPSSVRQAMMVQDPTRPKKAKPKIVPGGTPWLGGSFSGHQGGHPHKDHTADDLTHTFDEYGDAPYPPAESPSPSESSSLFSNSDAGSHSTVSTDSSDSTRNSTSTEEYEYLFGTSDQMYPGGPMGTPVENDYLTYSRSRSSLNTSSSGRVADDAERFAEHRPQGGGAGGGWVVSDESPSLLYTDRSRHQSSSKLTDQYRLLDRSGHDPGETRGSVLLRRSARDRTAQTFY